The following DNA comes from Microbacterium wangchenii.
GGCGGAGGTTCGCGGCGGCGACGATCTCCTCGAGTTCGGCCGCCAGGACGAACGTCTCCAGCGTCATCCGGCGCGTATTGGGCGCGCGGCCGGCGACGGTGTGCGCGAGGCGCCCGACCACGGCGGCGCGCGCTGCGGTGTCGGCGATGGCACGGTGGGCGGCGTCGGCCCGCTCCGCCAGGTCGCGCAGCCGCGTGAGGATGGCGTTCGCCTCGGCCGTGGCGGCGGCGGCGGCGGTGACGCGGGCACGCGCGTGCGCCAGCTCCGCCTGCACCGGTCCCAGGTCGGCCGGCTGCTCGGGCTGGTCGACGAGCACCAGCTCCAGTTCGAGCAGACGCTGGCGGGCCGACCGCTCGGCGTCGTCGTGTGCACGTACGCGGTCCTCCATCGCGGCGCGCTCCCCAGCAGAGCGCAGCGCGGCGCGGGCGGCGTCGGCATCGTCGAAGATCGACGCGGCCAGCCGCTCGTCCCGGTGGGCGGCGGCGCCGGAGAGCACTTCGGCGCGCACCACGCTGTCGGCGGCGGAGTCGGTCAGGGCGCGCAGCAGCTCGCGGCGCCGCTCGGCATCGTCGCGACGCTCGGCGACCGTCGCCGCATCCCCTCGCGCGCCGTCGACGCGGGCGCGCAGCGCGTGCGCACGCTGGGTGGCCAGCGCTGCATCCTGCCGGCCCTGCGCCGCTTCGGCCACGAGCGCCTCGCGCCCGGCCGCGGCGTCGGCATCGGCCGCGGCGAGCCCGGCCCGCTCGGCGGCGAGCCGCTCGGCGGTGGCGACGCGTTCCTCGGCCGCATCCCGCGCGGCCCGCGCGGCGTCGCAGTCCGCCTCGGTCTCCTCGGGCCCGGTGCCGCCCGCGCATGCGACCGCGGCCGCATGTGCGGCGCCCGCATCGCGGAGTGCCTCGGCGGCACGACGATCCTCGGCGAGGGCGGTCTCCTTCGCGAGCGCCGCATCCTCGATGGCGGCATCGCTGACCGGTTCGTCCGACGGCGACGCGGGGTGCGGATGCTCCGTGCCTCCGCACACCGGACAGGGTTCGCCCTGCACCAGGCCGGCGGCCAGGTCGCCCGCCGCCGACGCCAGGCGACGCTGCAGCAGCGACGTGTGATGTGCCGTGGCCTCCGCCAGCGCGATGCCGCAGGCCACCGCGCGGCGTTCGGCGGCGCGCAGCGGATCGACCAGGGCGTGAGCCTCCCGCGCGGCATCCCGGCGGCGTTCGGCCTCGCTCAGCCGCGCCTCCGCCGTCGCGCGTTCGGCCGGCGCCGCGGCGAGTGCCTCGAGCTTGTCGTCCAGGTCGCGCAGGAGCGCCGGCACCGCCGCGCGCTGGGCGTCGAGGGCGGCGACGGCACGCTCGGCATCCGCGGCGGCGGCCGCCGCCTGCTCCACCTCGCGCTCGGCCTCGGCCAGTTCGGTTTCGGCGGCCAGGGCGTCCGCGCACGCGGCCAGCACCGCCGCGAGCTCGTCCTCGCGAGAGCGCAGCTGCGCCGGGGTGGACGCGGTCTCCCCCGCCGCCGCCCACGCGACGGTTGCAGCGGCAGCGCGCTCGGCACTGACGGCGGCGTCGCGCTCCGCCCGATCGGCGGCCTCGAGAGCCGCACGCAGCTCCTCCCCCGCACGCGCCCGTGCGAGCACCTCGCGCTCGGCGTCGACGGCCGGCGCATCCTCGGTCAGGCGGGCCAGGCGTTCGCGCAGCTCGAGCCGCTGGCGCTGCCGCTCGGCCAGCTCGCGCGCGTCGCGCTCCCGCTCCAGGGCGCCGTCCAGTCCCGTCTCGGCGGTGCGCTGCTCCTGGGCGGCGACCTCGGCACGGTAGGCGGCGCGCTCGGCGGCCCGGACCACGGCGCTCAATCGCGCGGGGATGTCGGCGGGCGCGGGGTCTTCCACGGGAAGCACGTCGGCGTCGCGAGCGACGCGCTCGGCCTCCTCCAGCAGCATCCGCACGTTCTCGCCCTCGGACAGCAGTGCGGCTTCGGCGTCTTTGCGCATGCCCTCGAGGATCTCGGCGTACTGCTCGTACGTGCGTGTGCCGAAGAGGGTGCGCAGCAGCGCCTGACGCTCGTCATTGCGGGCGAGGAGGAAGCGCGCGAACCGGTTCTGGGCGAGCAGGATGACCTGCAGGAACTGCTGCTGGGTGAGGCCGACGATCTCGTCGAGGTGCGCGGCCACGTCGACGGGGCGTGCCGCGACACCCGTCCACTCGACGCCGTCGAACTCCTCGAGCATCGCGCGGTGCGGTTCGGTCGTGAAGCCCCCGCCGCGCAGCTTCGGGCGCTCGTACTCCGGCGAGCGGGTGACGCGCCAGCGCCGCTCGCCGGCGGTGAACTCCAGCACCACCTGCGTCGGGTCCTCGGGGTCGCAGTGGTCGCTGCGCAGCCGCCGCTCGCTCCCGTCATAGCGCGGCACCCCGCCGAACAGGGCGTAGCAGACCCCGTCCAGGACGCTCGATTTCCCCGCCCCGGTGCGACCGGAGATGAGGAAGATCCCGTCGTCGGCGAACGCGTCGAAATCGACGACCTGACGATCCCGGAAGGGACCGAAGCCGGCGAGCTCGAGGCGATGCAGCTTCACGCGCGGGCCTCCGCGACGGTGCGCGCATCGACGACGTCGCGGATGAGGGCGCGCTCCGCGTCGGTGGCACCCTCCCCCGCGCGCACGTGGGTGAGGAAGGCATCGAACAGCTCGGCGTCGTCGCGGGCGGCGCGCACGCGGCCGGAGTAGTCCAGCCCGTCCGCGGCGGGCGTGCCGACGGGGGTGTGCACCACGGTCGCGCAGAACGGGAAGCGGCGCTGCAGGCGGCGCATCGGCTCGATCTGCGGCGTCAGGTCGGTGTACTGCGCGCAGACCCACGCGTCTTCGTCGGCCGCGAAGCGGGCATCCTCCAGCAGCTCCGCGATCGTCCCCCGCAGCGTCACGAGCCGCCGAGGCACGGGCAGGGGGATCCATTCCACGTTCGTCAGGCCCGCCGCATCCAGCTCGACCAGCCACGATCCGCGCGGCTTGTCGGCCTCGCCGAAGCTGTAGTGCAGCGGAGCGCCGGCGTAGCGCACGCGCTCGGACAGCTGCTGACGGCCGTGGATGTGGCCGAGCGCGACGTAATCGGGCCCGTCGAAGGCCGGGAGGGGCACGACGTCCAGGCCGCCCTGGCGGATCTCCCGCTCCACGCCTGGCGTCGCCTCGACCCCCGCCGCGAAGCAGTGCGCGATCGCCACCGACCGGCCCCCGCGCGCGGCGAGGTCGGCGCGGACGAGCCCGAGCGCATGGTTCATCGTCTGCGCCTGGCTGCGCAGTTCGACCCCCTCCCACCGGTGGCGCACGATCGCCGGCTCCAGGTACGGGATGCCGTAGAAGTGCACCGGCCCGTGGGCGTCGGAGACGGTGACGGGCGTGCCGACCGCGGCGGGGTCGGTGAGCACCGTGATGCCCTCCCTCAGCAGCGCGGACTGGAAGCCCAGCCGCGCGGCGGAGTCGTGGTTGCCGCTCGTGACGATGATGCGGGCGCCGGCGTCGGAGATCGCGGCGAGGGTGTCGGTCAGCAGCGCGTAACAGGCCGGTGCCGGTGCGGCCGAGTCGAACACGTCTCCGGCGAGGACGACGACGTCCACGCGCAGCTCCGCCACCTGAGCGACGAGCGCCTCCAGGACGCCGCGCAGCGCATCGAAGGTCGCATGTCCGTGGAAGGACCGCCCGATGTGCCAGTCGGAGGTGTGCAGGATGCGCATACCAGCACGCTACGTCGAGCCTCCGACATCCCCGCGAAGGCGCTCAGGAGGTTCGCCGACAGCGAGCGGGCGGATCCGCCCGTCCCGCACCTCCCGCGCGCCGTAACGATGTCGGGGGACCGCACCCAGGTCGGAGGATGAGCTGCGCATCCTCCGACGTCCGTGCGATCCTCCGACGCCGCTGCGCGGCTCAGGATGCGGCGGCGACGCGCGGTTCGTAGCGTCCGGAGCGCTCCGCCCTGGCGCGGGCCTTCGCCGCTTCTTCGGCGCGGTCCTTCGGCGGAGCCACGGCGACGAGGTCGTCGAGCAGGTGCGCCGTGGCGTGGGCGATGTCGGCCACCGCACGATCGAAGGCCGCCTGGTTCGCACGCGAGGGCTTGGTGGTCCCGGCGATCTTGCGCACGTACTGCAGGGCGGCCGCCTGGATCTCCTCGGTGGTCGCGGCGGGCGCGAAGTTGTGGAGGGTGTGGATGTTCCGGCACATGCCGCCCACGGTACGCCCGGTCGGGGTGCCGCATCCAGACCCGGTAGCGTCGGAGCGTGGATCCCGAGCCGACCGACGACGTCTCGGTGAGCACGTTCACCGCGGCCGGCTGCACGCTCGTGGCCGAGACCCAGGGGCACGGGGAGACGGTGTTCCTGCTCGTGCACGGGATCGGGATGGGACGGACGGTGTTCGCCCACGCCGTGAAGCTCCTCCGCCGCCACGGCCGCGTGATCGCGATCGACCTGCCCGGCTACGGCGAGGCTCCCGAGCCCGCGCGCACGCCCGCCATCGAGCGGCTGGCAGACCTCGTGGCGGCCTTCATCGTCGAGCGGGCGCCGGGGCGCGTCGTGCTGGTCGGGCATTCGATGGGCTCGCAGGTGGCCATCGAGGTCGCCGCACGCCATCCGGCCACCGTCGCCCGGCTCGTGCTGGCGGCCCCCACGGTGGATGCTCGTGCGCGTCGCGCGCTGCCGCAGATGTGGCGGCTGCTGCGCGACCTCACCGACGAGCATCCCAAGGTGATCCTCGCCGGCGCGCGGGAGTATCTGCGCGCGGGGCCATGGCTGCGCCGGAAGTTCCGCGCGATGCTCGCGCATGCCCCGGAGGACTCTCTCGATCGCGTGCGCGTACCGGTGCTCGTGCTGCGCGGGGAGGAGGACCCCGTCTCCCCCCGGGCGTGGTGCCGGTTCGTCGCGGATTCCCTGCCCGACGGCCGCCTGGAGGAGATCCCCGATCGCGGGCACGAGACGATGATCCGGGATGCGGCGCCCGCTGTCGCACGCATCCTGCTCTTCGCCGCCTGACCGCCATGGCAGGACGTTTTCCTGCCAGCGTCGGCGTCGACGGCAATGTCGGCGGCCGCGCGTACGTTCGCTCGTGAGGCAACGACTGACCCACAGGAGCGATGATGTTCGGGATCTATGCCGCAGAAGTCCAGTTCCAGCACGACAGCGCCGAGCGCGATCGCGCGCTGCGCCGCCGAGCACTGCGGGCGGAGCGTCTCATTCCGGAGCGCGTGCTCCGGCCGCTCGACCCTCCGGCCGCGCCGCGCCGCGCGTTCCGCGGCGTGTGGCCGCGCCCGGTCGCGGTCCCGCCGGGCTCCGACGCGGGCTTCCGTCCGCGCGCGTCCGACGCCGCCTTCCGGCCGCACACGTGCACGGTGTGAGCCGGGGCGGGTGCTGATTCAGCGCTGGGCGATCTCCGCGGCCAGCGCCCGGATGCGGTCGTCGCCGATGTCGGTGCCGGTCTCCGAAAAGCGCTGGCGCAGCACGTCGGCGATGCGCTCCTCGGAGGCGTCGCCGACGTCCTGACGCGTCTGCGCCACGATGCCTTCGACGCGGTCCTCGTTGGTCGTGGAGTGCATATCCATCGCCGGGGCGTTCTGCGTGCCCGATGCCGCGCTCGAGCTCGTGTCGGGGTCGGCGTCCGGGGCCTTGGCATCGTGAGCGACGGCGCCGCCCTGCACGTCCTGCGTCGCCTCCCCGTGCTGCACGGTCGCCTCACCGTCACCGCGGCGATCATCCGCCTGCGAAGGCTCGACCGGCTTCTCGTCGTAGCGGTCGGGGTAGTTCCCGCCCGGTTCGTCGAACTCGTTCGTCGTACCCGACATCTCAGCTCTCCTCGTCGTTGGACAGATCGGGGTCCGCCGCCTGGGACGGCTCGTCGCTCTCGATCGGCGCATCGGGGCTGGTGCCCCCGGATGACTCGCCCGGCAGGCCCGCGTCACTCAGGCGCGACGACCCCTGGGCCGCGCGGCTCTGCTCGGCCGTCTCACCGTCGGCGGCTGCGCCGCTCTCCCAGCCGCCGGGCGGGTCGGCGTCGATGACGCCCTCGGGCAGATCGCGATCATCCATGGCGTGTTCCTTCCGTCCCTTCCACCCTCCCGCGCCGCCCCTCCGGCTCGCGAGGGCTTGACGCGCCCACCGACGCCGACTACCCCGCCCGCCCCGACCCCCGCCCCGCCCCACCCCACCCCCGGTTCCGCGAGACAGCACGCCACCGGCGAGACCGCGACATAAAGCCTCGGTCTCGCCGGTGCGCAGCAGTCTCGCGGATTTGCGCGGCGCATTTGCGCGGCGCGGCGGGCGGCGGGCGGCCGCGGCGGGCGGCGGGCGCGGCGCGGCGGGCGGCGGTACGGTCAGGCGGAGCGGGCGGTGCGGAGGATGCCGGCGTGTTCGGGGTGGGCGTCGAACCACTCGGCGACGTACCAGCACACCGGGATCACCTCGCGGTCGCCGGCCGCCTCGAGGTGCGCCACGGCCCGGGCGACCAGTTCGCCGGCGTAGCCGTGTCCGCGGAAGGTCGGGATCGTGTACGCCCGCGTCATCGCCACGGTGCGCCCGTCGTCGCGGTAGTCCAGCACGCTCACGAGGTCGTCGCCACGGTGCAGCGTGTAACGCGAGGCGTCCTTCTCGTCGGTGAATCGCAGTCCGGTCACCCCGACAGGGTACGCCTGGTCCGGCCCGGCGTCGCCGCATCCGCGCCACGCCCGCGCAAAACTCAGGAGACACGCCGATCCGACCACCGCCGGCGGGGCCGCAGCCCTCAGTTCTCCTGAATTCTGGACGGCAGGGCGGCCAGCCACGCGTCCACCTGCCGCTGACCGGCCAGGCGCACCACCGGCATCCCGGCGGCGATCCTGCGCTGCATCCGTTCGCGCGTCACCGGATGCTGCGTCCACGCCCACCGCACGATGTTCTCCTCGGGGGTCCACCGGATCCAGTTGGCCGGGGTCTCGCGATTGCCGTGCCACAGCTCCTGCCGGGTGAGCCCGCGGCGCAGCGTACGCGCGACGACGCGCCGCATGACGACCGGTCGCGGGTGGTCGAGCCACACGAACGCGTCCGCCCCGCCGGTCGTCCCCGGATCCAGCAGCCCGTTCAGCCGCGACGACCAGTTGCCCTCGATCACCCACCCGTCCGGATGCTCCGTCACGAACCCGCGCACGAGCCCGAGCGCCTCGCCCAGGTCACGATGCTGCCAGCCCGCATCCCAGAAGACGGCGTCCAGCTCGAGCACCGGAACGCCCAGCCGGGCTCCGGCCTCCCGGGCGAGGCGGGTCTTCCCCGCGCCGGAGACCCCCACGATCCGCAGCTTCACGGGCCCAGTGTGGCAGGGACCTCAGTCCGGCAGCACGCCCGTGCGGGCGAGCTCGGAGTACCAGCGGCCGCTGTCCTTCACTGTGCGCTCGAGGGAATCGAAGTCCACGCGCACGATCCCGAACCGCTTGGAGTAGCCGTAGCCCCACTCGAAGTTGTCCAGCAGCGACCACACGAAGTATCCCCGCAGGTCCACGCCCTGAGCCATCGCCCGGTGGGCGGCGGTGAAGTGGCGGCGCAGGTAGTCCAGGCGATCGGGATCGGGCACGGAGCCGTCCTCGGCGACGACGTCGTCGAACGCGGCGCCGTTCTCGGTCACCATGAGCGCCTGGCCGGGGAACTGGTCGCGCAGCGAGAGCAGCAGCTCCTCCAGGCCCTCGGGGGCGATGTTCCACCCCATCGCGGTGTACGGCCCGGGCTGCTCGAGGAACTCCACGACCCCGTCGCTGCCCGGCCACGCGGTGCCGCCGTCGGCGGCCTTGTGCCCGTCGTTGTTCTGCTTCGGGGAGACGCCGTCCCACATCTGCACCGTGACGGTCGAGTAGTAGTTCACCCCGAGCACGTCGATCGGCTGGTGGATGGCGCCGAGGTCCCCGTCCTTCACGAACGACCAGTCGGTGACGGATGCGGTGTCCTCGAGCAGGTCCGCAGGGTACTCCCCGCGCAGCATCGGGCCGGTGAAGGCGCGGTTGGCGAGGGCGTCGACGCGACGGATCGCCTCGGCGGCCTGGTCGCCCCTGCCCCGCGGCACGTGGAAGTTGAGCGTCACGGAGTACTCCGGGTCTCCCGTGGAGGTCGCCCGCAGCGCTTGGAGGGCGCGGCCGTGCGCGAGGTTGAGGTGGTGGACGGCGGCCAGCGCCGCGGCGGGTTCGTGCCGCCCGGGCGCGTGCCCGCCCTGCCCGTAGCCGAGGTAGGCCGAGCACCAGGGCTCGTTGAGGGTGGTCCAGGTGTGGATGCGGTCACCGAGCGCCGCGCCGACCACCTCCGCGTAGCGTTCGAACGCATCCGCGGTCGCGCGCACGGGCCATCCACCGGCGTCCTCCAGCGTCTGCGGCAGGTCCCAGTGGTACAGCGTCGCGACGGGGCGGATGCCGCGTTCGAGCAGTCCGTCGACCAGGCGGGAGTAGAAGTCGAGGCCCGCCTGGTTCACCGGCCCGGTTCCGGTCGGCATGATGCGCGGCCACGCGATCGAGAAGCGGTACGCGCCCAGCCCGAGGCCGCTCATGAGGTCGAGGTCGGCCTCCCACCGGTGGTAGTGGTCGCACGCGACGTCACCCGTGTCGCCGTTCCAGACCTTGCCCGGGGTCTTGCTGAACGTGTCCCAGATGGAGGGCAGGCGACCGTCCTCGGCCGCGGCGCCTTCGACCTGATACGACGCCGTGGCGGAGCCGAAGGTGAAGCCCTCGGGGAAGACCAGGCCGCTGTCGCGGTAGTCGGCGTTGCCGGTGGACGTGCTCATCGGGTGATCTCCGAACGGTCGGCGGTCAGGAGGACGCTCCGGCCGTCGGGGGTCGTGACGCGCACCTCGGCGATGCCTTCGCCGCCGGGGAACACCCGGAGACGCAGACCGTCGAGGTAGTCGTAGTCGGGCCGGTCGGTGCGCGCTCCCCAGGGGATCACGGCACCGGGACGAACGTACACCGGGATGCTGTCGAATCCGTGACGCTCGCGACGCCAGCGTCCGCCGGTCACGGTCTCACCGATGAGCAGCTGCGTCCATTCGCCCTCCGGCAGGTAGAACTCGACGTCGCCGTCGGCGGAGAACACCGGCGCCACGAGGAGGTCGGAGCCGAGCATGTACTGCCGGTCGAGGTATGCCGCCGCCGGGTCGTGCGGGAACTCCAAGGCCATCGGGCGCATGACGGGCACCCCCGTCTCGGTCGCATCCAGGCCTGCTTGATACAGGTAGGGCATGAGGCGCATCTTGAGGTGCGTGAAGGTGCGGGTGACCTCCACGGCCTCCTCGTCGAACTGCCACGGCACCCGGTACGACTGCGATCCGTGGAGTCGGCTGTGGGTGCCGAGCAGGCCGAACGCGGTCCAGCGCTTGAACACGGCGGGGTCGGGGGTGCCCTCGAATCCGCCGATGTCGTGGCTCCAGTGCGCGAACCCGCTCATCGCCAGCGACAGGCCACCGCGCAGCGTCTCGGCCATCGACGCGAAGGTCGACGTGGAGTCGCCGCCCCAGTGCACCGGCATCGTCTGACCCCCCGCTGTCGCCGACCGGGCGAACAGCACCGCCTCGCCCTCTCCGCGCGCCTCGACGAGCACGTCGTACACGGCCTGGTTGTACAGGTGGGTGTACAGGTTGTGCATGCGGTCGGGGGCGCTGCCGTCGGCGTAGACGACGTCCAGCGGGATGCGCTCGCCGAAATCGGTCTTGAAGCAGTCCACGCCCTGCGCCACGAGGGCGCGCAGCTTGTCCTGGTACCAGCGCGTGGCGCCGGGGTTGGTGAAATCCACCAGGCCCATGCCCGCCTGCCACAGGTCCCACTGCCACACCGATCCGTCAGCGCGCTGAACCAGGAATCCCTGCTCCGCCGCCTCGGCGAACAGCGGCGACGCCTGGCCGATGTAGGGGTTGATCCACACGCTGACGCGCAGATCGCGCTCGTGCAGGCGCTGCAGCATCCCGTCGGGGTCGGGGAAGACCCGCGGATCCCACTCGAAATCGCACCACTGGAACTCCCGCATCCAGAAGCAGTCGAAGTGGAACACCGACAGCGGCAGCTCGCGGGCGGCCATCTCGTCCAGGAACGATGAAACGGTGGCCTCGTCGTAGTCGGTCGTGAAGCTCGTGGACAGCCAGAGCCCGTACGACCACGCCGGCACGACGGGGGCGCGGCCGGTCAGCTCCGTGTACCGCGAGAGCACGTCCTTGGGAGTCGGGCCGTCGATGACGAAGTACTCCAGCGCTTCGCCGGGCACGGAGAACTGCACGCGCTCGACCGCTTCGGAGCCCACTTCGAACGACACGTGACCCGGATCGTTCACGAGCACGCCGTAGCCGCGGTCGGACAGGTAGAAGGGCACGTTCTTGTACGCCTGCTCGCTGGAGGTGCCGCCGTCGGCGTTCCAGATGTCGACGGTCTGGCCGTTCTTCACGAGGGGACCGAACCGCTCCCCCAGTCCGTAGACGAGCTCGCCCACACCGAGGTCGAGCTGCTCGTGCACGAAGGTGCGCGAGCGCCCGGCGGGACTCCCCGTGCGCGCGTTGCCGACGATGCCGGGATCCACCTGCGCGTCGGGGGTGAGCGTGATGTACCCCTGCGACTTGTGGCCGCTCGCGGTGAGCGGGCGCCCGTCCGAGCGGAAGGACAGCGACCACGGGGCGCCCGGGGTCACGTGCGCCTCGAGCGAGCCGGTGCGAAGCCGCGCGCCCGCGTCGTCGATGGAGAAGGATGCCGCGCCTGCGACCGTACCCGGGAGCGCGAACGACAGTCCGCGGCCGGCGCCGGAGTGGTGCTCGATCCGCACGCGCACGACTCCCTCCAGCGGAGAGGAGAGCGTCACCGTGAGCACGGGGCGGTTGAGGGTGTCGCCCCGCCGCTCGATGACCTTCGTCGGGGCGATCACCCGGATGCCGGTCCCATCGACCGTGCCGGTCTCGCGGATGTCATAGGCCTCTTGCGAGTACAGGGCGGTGACGCCCGGTCGCAGCTGCCAGAAACCATCGGTGAACTTCATTACTTGACTGCTCCTGCGGTGATGCCGCGCGTGAGGGTGCGCTGGAAGATGAGGAAGAAGAGAAGGGTGGGGATGAGGCCCAGCAGCGCCGACGCGCTGGTGGTCGTCACATCCATCAGGCGGTCCCCTTGCAGGACGCTGATGGCCACCGGCACGGTCTGGTTCTCGTTGGAGACCAGGAAGGTCAGCGGGATGAGGAACTCGTTCCACGTCCAGATGAAGAAGAAGATGACCAGGACCGAGAGCGTGGGACGGCTGATCGGGAAGATCACGCGCCACAGGATCTGCCAGCGGGTCGCGCCGTCGATCGCGGCGGCCTCGAGCACCTCTCGGGGGAAGGTGCCGTACACCGAGGACAGCAGGTAGGTGCCGAAGGCCGCCTGGATGACGGTGAAGACGATGATCACCGACCACACGTTGTTGTACAGCCCGACCTCGCGGAAC
Coding sequences within:
- a CDS encoding AAA family ATPase, which translates into the protein MKLHRLELAGFGPFRDRQVVDFDAFADDGIFLISGRTGAGKSSVLDGVCYALFGGVPRYDGSERRLRSDHCDPEDPTQVVLEFTAGERRWRVTRSPEYERPKLRGGGFTTEPHRAMLEEFDGVEWTGVAARPVDVAAHLDEIVGLTQQQFLQVILLAQNRFARFLLARNDERQALLRTLFGTRTYEQYAEILEGMRKDAEAALLSEGENVRMLLEEAERVARDADVLPVEDPAPADIPARLSAVVRAAERAAYRAEVAAQEQRTAETGLDGALERERDARELAERQRQRLELRERLARLTEDAPAVDAEREVLARARAGEELRAALEAADRAERDAAVSAERAAAATVAWAAAGETASTPAQLRSREDELAAVLAACADALAAETELAEAEREVEQAAAAAADAERAVAALDAQRAAVPALLRDLDDKLEALAAAPAERATAEARLSEAERRRDAAREAHALVDPLRAAERRAVACGIALAEATAHHTSLLQRRLASAAGDLAAGLVQGEPCPVCGGTEHPHPASPSDEPVSDAAIEDAALAKETALAEDRRAAEALRDAGAAHAAAVACAGGTGPEETEADCDAARAARDAAEERVATAERLAAERAGLAAADADAAAGREALVAEAAQGRQDAALATQRAHALRARVDGARGDAATVAERRDDAERRRELLRALTDSAADSVVRAEVLSGAAAHRDERLAASIFDDADAARAALRSAGERAAMEDRVRAHDDAERSARQRLLELELVLVDQPEQPADLGPVQAELAHARARVTAAAAATAEANAILTRLRDLAERADAAHRAIADTAARAAVVGRLAHTVAGRAPNTRRMTLETFVLAAELEEIVAAANLRLADMSAGRYRLQHSDALAARGAASGLGLEVLDSYTGQARPPQSLSGGETFLASLALALGLAEVVTARAGGIRLDTLFIDEGFGSLDDDTLELAMRALDELRQGGRTVGVISHVAAMKEQLPAQLLVEAGPQGASVIRQGAAVGS
- a CDS encoding exonuclease SbcCD subunit D, with amino-acid sequence MRILHTSDWHIGRSFHGHATFDALRGVLEALVAQVAELRVDVVVLAGDVFDSAAPAPACYALLTDTLAAISDAGARIIVTSGNHDSAARLGFQSALLREGITVLTDPAAVGTPVTVSDAHGPVHFYGIPYLEPAIVRHRWEGVELRSQAQTMNHALGLVRADLAARGGRSVAIAHCFAAGVEATPGVEREIRQGGLDVVPLPAFDGPDYVALGHIHGRQQLSERVRYAGAPLHYSFGEADKPRGSWLVELDAAGLTNVEWIPLPVPRRLVTLRGTIAELLEDARFAADEDAWVCAQYTDLTPQIEPMRRLQRRFPFCATVVHTPVGTPAADGLDYSGRVRAARDDAELFDAFLTHVRAGEGATDAERALIRDVVDARTVAEARA
- a CDS encoding DUF2277 domain-containing protein, translating into MCRNIHTLHNFAPAATTEEIQAAALQYVRKIAGTTKPSRANQAAFDRAVADIAHATAHLLDDLVAVAPPKDRAEEAAKARARAERSGRYEPRVAAAS
- a CDS encoding alpha/beta fold hydrolase, with the translated sequence MDPEPTDDVSVSTFTAAGCTLVAETQGHGETVFLLVHGIGMGRTVFAHAVKLLRRHGRVIAIDLPGYGEAPEPARTPAIERLADLVAAFIVERAPGRVVLVGHSMGSQVAIEVAARHPATVARLVLAAPTVDARARRALPQMWRLLRDLTDEHPKVILAGAREYLRAGPWLRRKFRAMLAHAPEDSLDRVRVPVLVLRGEEDPVSPRAWCRFVADSLPDGRLEEIPDRGHETMIRDAAPAVARILLFAA
- a CDS encoding GNAT family N-acetyltransferase; translation: MTGLRFTDEKDASRYTLHRGDDLVSVLDYRDDGRTVAMTRAYTIPTFRGHGYAGELVARAVAHLEAAGDREVIPVCWYVAEWFDAHPEHAGILRTARSA
- a CDS encoding toxin codes for the protein MKLRIVGVSGAGKTRLAREAGARLGVPVLELDAVFWDAGWQHRDLGEALGLVRGFVTEHPDGWVIEGNWSSRLNGLLDPGTTGGADAFVWLDHPRPVVMRRVVARTLRRGLTRQELWHGNRETPANWIRWTPEENIVRWAWTQHPVTRERMQRRIAAGMPVVRLAGQRQVDAWLAALPSRIQEN
- a CDS encoding GH1 family beta-glucosidase; translated protein: MSTSTGNADYRDSGLVFPEGFTFGSATASYQVEGAAAEDGRLPSIWDTFSKTPGKVWNGDTGDVACDHYHRWEADLDLMSGLGLGAYRFSIAWPRIMPTGTGPVNQAGLDFYSRLVDGLLERGIRPVATLYHWDLPQTLEDAGGWPVRATADAFERYAEVVGAALGDRIHTWTTLNEPWCSAYLGYGQGGHAPGRHEPAAALAAVHHLNLAHGRALQALRATSTGDPEYSVTLNFHVPRGRGDQAAEAIRRVDALANRAFTGPMLRGEYPADLLEDTASVTDWSFVKDGDLGAIHQPIDVLGVNYYSTVTVQMWDGVSPKQNNDGHKAADGGTAWPGSDGVVEFLEQPGPYTAMGWNIAPEGLEELLLSLRDQFPGQALMVTENGAAFDDVVAEDGSVPDPDRLDYLRRHFTAAHRAMAQGVDLRGYFVWSLLDNFEWGYGYSKRFGIVRVDFDSLERTVKDSGRWYSELARTGVLPD
- the yicI gene encoding alpha-xylosidase; translation: MKFTDGFWQLRPGVTALYSQEAYDIRETGTVDGTGIRVIAPTKVIERRGDTLNRPVLTVTLSSPLEGVVRVRIEHHSGAGRGLSFALPGTVAGAASFSIDDAGARLRTGSLEAHVTPGAPWSLSFRSDGRPLTASGHKSQGYITLTPDAQVDPGIVGNARTGSPAGRSRTFVHEQLDLGVGELVYGLGERFGPLVKNGQTVDIWNADGGTSSEQAYKNVPFYLSDRGYGVLVNDPGHVSFEVGSEAVERVQFSVPGEALEYFVIDGPTPKDVLSRYTELTGRAPVVPAWSYGLWLSTSFTTDYDEATVSSFLDEMAARELPLSVFHFDCFWMREFQWCDFEWDPRVFPDPDGMLQRLHERDLRVSVWINPYIGQASPLFAEAAEQGFLVQRADGSVWQWDLWQAGMGLVDFTNPGATRWYQDKLRALVAQGVDCFKTDFGERIPLDVVYADGSAPDRMHNLYTHLYNQAVYDVLVEARGEGEAVLFARSATAGGQTMPVHWGGDSTSTFASMAETLRGGLSLAMSGFAHWSHDIGGFEGTPDPAVFKRWTAFGLLGTHSRLHGSQSYRVPWQFDEEAVEVTRTFTHLKMRLMPYLYQAGLDATETGVPVMRPMALEFPHDPAAAYLDRQYMLGSDLLVAPVFSADGDVEFYLPEGEWTQLLIGETVTGGRWRRERHGFDSIPVYVRPGAVIPWGARTDRPDYDYLDGLRLRVFPGGEGIAEVRVTTPDGRSVLLTADRSEITR